The region GAGAATTGGTCATGAGAATCTTCCAAATGGGACCATTCTTTATACCCATGAGCAAGTCCTTCAAAAATTCTCCAATTTCCATGATCTTGGACTTCTTGAAAAGGTAACATAGAGGGGAACAACTTTGTTGTTGAATACGTTTCCATTCGGAGctttgatcatgatgaattttgaggttgaagttggagaaatcaaacatgattgaaaattttctaagttataagtcaaatgaccacttcttccaccttaaataactttttctatgagcttcaaatgaaaatggttccttcataaaagttgtagctattcgattcctcttaaatttggtcacaaatttgaaaccatttgaatcttgcatgagggagttatggatttcagaagttgaggaaaattgcttgttcaatgatgatggcctaaaatgacctataatgtttcctcttggtagatgccctttcaagttgaatttgaaatttcttaaataaaaaagttggagaatacatcgtgaatttgatcatgaaacttggatggtcTTCATATCATAATAATTGAGCAGGTTATGGTtcttagaagttgacctcctaactagggcacaaacaaaatgacctataatctttcaacataaaaagtactttccaagcaaaattagatATTGATataaacattaaagttgtttgtaatgtcataaagagtaacttttatatttgaatcattttcatatgacacaaattgtaggagatatggtctagggaaccccggttttgactagttgaccttctctggtcaacctctttgaaccaacttgcaaacttgaagttatcttgcTCCTTGGGGATAATGGAGgattatatatgcataatatgatgtgTCATGAAGTattgcttgaaatatttgatcaattgttgaagaaacttgctaaggaagtcacacaagatacctagatgaattagggcttccaaggaaaacaaacttcaaactcttgatgatttcttgatcaaaatatcaaataaagaacatggggacccatatatgatgtttagaaccaatgtgaacctttccttgattgatcccttgcattgagggtcttaaaccctagatatgagcttgatagggcacaaatggatgcacacactacctacaaaagaattgaaactacactagacatatttttggtattttggttagtaaacaaaggaaaataaagtatgatacaatcaaacgtgcttggtgatctctcctaatgcaaacccaatgaatgaggggtgaagaggataccaaggtgtgatcccaaagccaatgcaaatgatgagatagcatgagggatcttaggatcaaaattggggtcttacaaccacctctttggttgcttTTGTATGAGGACTTTCTCTAATTCGACCAGCctccttcttgctgatttcgaattgttgtagcctctTTTACCTTTTTTGTCGAGTCACTTCCCTTTGCCTTTATTTTCTCATATTGATTGCGCCTGCAAAGCCACACCACTCTTtgactttcctgcagctctttcagtcattctttgtccatgagattcaagcgtcccttgaagctcttcctttgtcaatgctgacaaatctttcgactcttctatgtctactaccatgtggtcgaactttggagctAATGACCTCAATATCTTTGAAACAAttgatcttgatgtcaacacttctccatataccttgatttgattcacccgttttgtaaccctagtgaaaaaatcagttatgctttTATAATTTTTCTTCTTTAACTCTTTGTGTATAACTTTTTCTTCATCTGTCGCGTTTGTTGCAAGCGGTGTCACTTCCTCCTTtacaagatcccaaagatcttgatagcaaaagacaacctttatctgcttgcactAATTCTCATAATTCTGATTCTTCAAAATTTGGAGACTCGTAGGAAAATTCTTGTTTCGAAGATTCATCATGTTATGTTTCCAAGAATCATTCAGTCAATGTTCTAAATACCAGATGTTGGAATTAAACCCGAAACATTGACTAATTCTAAGTCAATCTTGATGAAAAAGATTCAATCAACCGATCGAATTCTCTCTTTttcttcactcgagtgaatcaaccaaccttagttgcaagattgtatcgctgcacaatgatgatgaaaacaagaaaagaaaattgaaCTGGGGAAAGAAAATGGTTAGGGTTTATCGAGAGAGGGAAGAAGATGAATTgattctgcagagtttctctctgctcACAAACTGTGATTATTTATTCcttttgcaactgcaaaattcaAGTGTTTACAATAATATGGGTTACTCCTTATTTATAGATTTTGGGTTTGCTGGCTCCTCGAGCAAGACCCAAAACTAAGCTAATTAACTCATCTAAACAAACAAATAAAACTAAGTCTAACATTATTGTCGAGATACTCTTCGACATTTCGACACCTAGGTGAATCAACACTTCCTTGTTTCTGTCGAGCAAtctgcttcgacacaaggaattacaattcaacaagTTTGAGAGGTTGGGAAATATTTGTGTAGAAAATAGGGTTTGTTCTTGAGGAGTTTGGTGACTATTTTCTTTAACCTCATTTGACAATCTTTTGTAATAACTTTTGAAGTATAGTGAATCATAAGGTCGATCTCTCCCCCGATTAGATCATCTGATCGAATTGGATAAACAAATTTTCGCATTCTTGTTTTTTATCGTGTTTTATCTTCACTCTTGACAAATATTGTATTACTCgattatatttatttttgttgCCATTGTTCTTTGTCTTCGAAGTCTGAATAATTCTATTTAGTGTTTAGAATTATTCCTAGCAATACATACAATAAATTTGGGTAACTAATTGCCGTTCAATTTAGTTAATTTTTGTTAAATTAAATGTGGTTCAATTTGATTATTGAACCgtttaaaaaaaattgtttcgGTTCATTAGTTTAAAAGATTAGTTCCATTAATAATGGTTTAGTTTGGATGTGTGGTTCAGTTcaattttatgatttttttaatagTTCTAAAAATGTTAGAGAGGGTATTAGTAGCCCACTTCAAAATTGTAGAAACACCTAACTTTTGGAATCTAATAGCAAACAAACAATACTTATGACATCTTACCACCCAACAAGAGAAACCACCAAGATGTAATCATCTTATAGTTGTCATGACTAGTGTCCTTAAGATACTTATTATTTAgtatatatatcatatatactttattaatataaatatattaaGTTAAACACATGTGTTGACACATCTCTGTTCAGAGATATCGATGCTACAAATGATTTATTTAATTATCTATTATAATAGCTTATGACATGTTGATTATGATATCTTAAGCAAATAACTTATGGCTTATATGAAATTAATTTAACATTATTTTATCTTCTGTCATAGAAACAATGTATACATAAGTACTTATATGAAGAGCACTTAAATTATAAGTGCTTAGTTTAAGCTGTTTATCCAAACAGTTTCAAGTTACAAGATCAATACTGGAAAAATTATTGTATGGATTATACAGGCAAGGATCTGTGGTGAAAGCAAATAATTGAACACATTGATATCTCAGAAAGCTATTATTTAATTAGACAAATGCTACGAAAAGAATGTGATACACAGCAGCATAAATAAAGTAATTAATGGAAGCAGTACAGTTAGCTCTTGTGTTTGGACTGTCCTTGATTTCTTAGCTCTTAGATATGAGATTGGCATCTGAATTTGCAGCTCTATGTTTTACAAGAAATTACCATTGTCAGCAACAATCATTGTTTATACCTGTGGCATGATTTGCATGACAGAATCATAAAACAAGACATAAACTATTAGATTTTGATGTGAAAGAGAATAAAAGATCAACAAATGTTTGTATTCATGGTTAGATTGGCAGAATCGCAGCgaggcactttgaatttgacaaAAACTACACTTTGGAGCTTTAACGAATCAGAGTGCCACATTAGCTTTGTCAAACTCTCCATCGATCCAAACATACACGAACAAAGTAGAGCCGCAAGGCATTATATGGAGGAGTGATGAACGGGATGTCATAATTAGCCGACAATATCTAATCGGTTTAATTAGCAGATAGATTTTGCAAAGACATCAAAAGCCATGTCATAAACTACCCTCTTAAAAGTTAGATCTCGGTCGAACGGTCACTGATGCACTGAATGTATGAACGTGTGCTGTATGAATGTGTGCTTCAGTGCCTGCGGCGATAATATATGATAGTATGAAACTAAGGATATAGAGGATATGTTTCTAAGGATATGAAGCAACACTTGAACAACAAATAAGACAAACACTTGACAATTAAGTTTTTGTAATATGAATCATAAAATTAACACTTGAAGATAAATATACAACCATTAGGGATGAAAAATTCTTAAGATTTGTTCAAATGCACAGAGAAATAAAAGGTATAAGTGGTGAAACAATACAAACAAAAGTTCTCATCTTCGATAAATCAATCACAACTCATTAAAAGTTCTGTTAGTACTCAACCGATGACGCCGGAAAAACAACGCAACTCTATTCGTTCTTCCAAGCATACAAAACATGCGAGAAACCAAGACCTTGTTGCAATTTGGACTCAGAAAACCTCTGAGAGAAAGACCACTGCAAAACATTCGCATCAGAAACAGGTTGAGCATTCCAAATCTTATCATGAGACAAACATGTTCTGAACATGAAAACAGCATTTCCAAAAGATGTACCAAAAAGCCAATTATAAACATCCCAATAAATCTCAACTTCAAATCCATCCACAAGTATAGTATAGTTTCCTCTAAACTTCCACTTCAACCTCTTCACCTGCATCACAGTCTTACTATCTAGCCGAATTATAAGACAAGGATCCTTTGCAGTGGAAGTATCACACTCAATAACAAGATCATGAATTTTACCATTATCACAAAACACAACCTTGTTACCAAAAAACTTCTTACCAAAAACATGCTCTTTCTTAGCAACAAAAACCGCTTTCAAAGGTAAAGGAACCGCATTTGATTTCTTAAAAGCTTCTTTCCTCAAATCACCAAGAAGAAGAACCATTTGTTTATCAACAACTACACCTACAAAAAAACCCTCCAACGGTTCAGGCCCAACACCAAATCTAGCCGAAGAAAGATCCCAATACACATCAATCTTACAACAATAAGCTTCTAAACTCTTACAACCCTTTCTCTTAGAAAAAACCCAAGGCTTTATATCCACTTTACACAAACACTGATTTGAAGAATCATCAATCCCAACACTAAACCCTTGACCCATTAAACTTTTACTCCATGTGATTGTAATTAAGCAAGATCTACCTCTAATTGAACATTGGTAGACGCAAATCACCATATTCTGTGCAGTTTTGCTTGAATTTGAAGACGATGAATCTGATACCTGAACTGCATTCTCTCCAAAACAAGATGGGAAATCcttcattttttttcttcaattttgAAACTTTTTGATAGAATTATCAAATTAAAACAAAAGGGTCACCGAAAAAAGTGGTATCTGAGGAGAAGAGAGAAAAATGGCAGAGGTGAAAAACAGAGTTTTGAAGAGAATTGAACCCCACAAATGAATGAATCTAGAGAGAGGAGCGTGGAAAGTTAAAGACAAAATTGAAGGAAATGGAATGTAGAGAGTAAAACAAGGTTACAGAGAAGCAGACAAAAAAGTATACTTGTTTCACACTTTCACTGTCAATCACTCTGTTTTTCTACTAACAAATCGCAAAATTTagtttattttaataaaataaagtGTGTAATTTTATAATATTTTGATGATGAATTGTGAAGGAAGAGATGTAAAATGAGATGGTGACAGGTCAAGGAAAGAGAAAGGAGACAATAAGGAAGAAAATGGGAACTGGGTATGATGCTGTAAAGGCTGAATTGTGAGGGTTACTCAATACAATACTCATTAAAGGTAAGGTTAGAGATGGAACAAGAAAAAGCATCTTTTTCTATTTCCATTGTTATATCATAATACAAAGTCAAAAAAGCTATTTACTAGCTTGTTTGGTTTTGGAAATTATTCTATAAATTGATTCTCATTAAAAGTAAATGGAATCTAAAGTGATTTATACGAATTGAACAATTCAAAATTACTTAAGAATCAATTTTAAAGATATAATCAATTCTACTCTATTATTCTACTTTATTAGAAGAATCAAATATCTCAAAATTATTGGAAAATCAACTCTATACATCTAAAATTGTATTTGAATCTTCTAAAACTCAAACCAAATATGTTTAAAAAAAGCATATATAAATCATGATCTAAATATGTTTGCATTCGAGTATCCAAACATATACTTCATCTCATCTTTGAAGGTGATATGTGATTAATTACGATTTAACTATGATAAAATAAATATAGATGatatttaattataatttaagtataataaatattttataagattatatttaattataatttaaCTGAAATATATTTTAATCTTATACTGTAGTCCATCTAGTGCATCCTAAATACAGCCACACATACATAAAATATGATATTCATTTAGGAAATATTTCTTGGAGTCACGCAACTAGGATATCGGTGACATCATGATTTTGATCCCTCCTAATTAAAATATCtcaaattttgattttaattctttaaaatattttctttaaaagATATTCTTCTATAATTTTTCATCTATATTTTTATCCCTCGTCCAACTTAATGATGCTTTTTATAACATAACAACAAAATTAATAACGGTTTATTATTTAACAAATGAGTTAATGATAATTTtaacaataataaataatatatattattatatttttaaaaaaatactCTTTGAATTAAAAACCTTTCATAatgctttgaattttgaaattcTACCGTCCTTTTTATTTTAATATGTAAATGAAATGAAAACAATATAAGCCCGTTCAAAAGTGGGCAAAGCGGGCGACCCGCCCCGTTTAGGCCCTCCCATTTAAGTCCGTTCAAAAGTGGGGCGGGATGGGACAGACCAACTTAGGCGTCCGAATTCAAAAGTGGGGCGGGATGGGGCAGACCAACTTAGGCGTCCGAATTCAAAAGTCAAGCTCTCTCTGTTTACTAACAAGTTGGTGGGGCAATCCGTCAATATTTTTTTACAATTTGATTTACTACATAATTTACAAAATTGTTAATCATTACCAAAGAGGCCGGCAAAAACTTTAAATCAAATGGATTGTTTTGGGATTTTAGTGTGTTTGTCTTAACGTAAATGTCATATTCTCCAACATAAATTAAACAATGTAACTATAATACTATAAACTTAAAACAAACACACTAAATTCGCAAAATAATTCATTTGGTTTAAAAAATCAATAAGCACAACCTAGTTAAGGATATATATGGACAAAAATCAAGAAAGCAAACTAGCACAATCTAAACAAAGACAACTAAGAACCAACAACAAAAAACTAATATTAAAGGCTTCATGTCAAAAACTTCATCAATAATCATATATGTTGTGAACATATTAAGCTTCGGATGATATCATAGTCATTGGATAAAATCTTCAACCATCTCTCTCCTCATCCTCACTCACTATTTAATAATTATCAAGATCAACAACATCAAAATTAGTAGTTTTATCAATAGAAGCATCTCAAAAATAAAATAATCCAAGAAAAATCAAAGCTTCATTATTTAATAATTATCAAGACAAATAATAAGCACTTAGTTGAGCATTTTAATgttaaaaaataaatgaaataaaaactCAAATAGAATAAAATATTAATAGAAACTTTATTATCATAATGAAAAACAAACTTCTATATGCAAATCTTACTTTAAAGCTTTAGAATCTGACTCCAATGACAACGAGtaagagaaaagagaaaagaatGTATTCTCTATATTTTGCAATAAAGACTTTTTCCACTATGAATAAAGATAAAGAACGAATTATAGACCAATTAATATCTTCAAAATAAGGTGTTCCTGATTATGTGAAAAATGAATATTAGGATTTGAAGACATGAAGTTTGTTTTAAAAGTATGTCTACTACACACCACATTAACATTGTTTTAATTccaaataaaaaataattttttttaacaaaaagTCTGCGTGAAAACCCCGTTCCGCTCCTCTTTCCATCCATTTTAAAAGCGGGTTAGGTGGGACGGACCAACTTAAAATACCGAACCGAAAACCTCCCTCCAGTCCGCCAAAAATGGTGGATTAAATGGATTGACTCAACGAACTTAACACGTTTtgccatatatatatatatatatatatatatatataatatatatatatatatatatatatatatatatatatatatatatatatatatatatattaagtaGAAGAATTTTTTGAATTTAAATTCAAAACATAAATTTTAACTAAACAATATCAATATTTATTTGTACATTAATGGCAAACTCAACTAAATTTTAatttaacaaaaaaaaacataatgTGACAAGCACCGATGGACAACTAAAGAGAAGTTTAGTCTTTTAATTTATGTACTACTAATAAAGTTGATGGTAGTTTCTTTAATATATAAATGGAAAATTGGAGGGTGAAAATATTCCCTTGATTTGCATGTATTTAAAGAGAAGGAGTGGGAGGGGAGGAAGTGGGGCCATAAAAGTGGTTTGAAAATGCAAGCACGTTGTCCATCAGACAGCTAGGCTAACAATAACATACGTCCTCACAGCAGAGGTCAGAATAACGATGTCTTGCTAATTTAGGACAGAGAGTACTAGTAGCAGTAAACCATCATTTTGTTCTTCATGTCAAATTCAATCTTCTACTTATGATTTTAGGGTTCATCAAAAATGTACTCTTAGAAATAGACCCTTACATTAAAACAGAAACCAGTTGATGTTGCTAGGTCAGTGAAGTCACTTGCACGATAAATTATATTTTGGCAAAAGAGAGTAATAGAAAAAACTAACGACAAAGTTTAATTCGTTTTGGAGATGTGATGTTTTATCATCAATTAGAGTGGTCCTTAACTTATTTAAGAGAATTAAAAAAATCCTATTGAATGTTTTTTTCAATAGAAATCAGATATTTTTGGCATGGAATTGGAG is a window of Lathyrus oleraceus cultivar Zhongwan6 chromosome 6, CAAS_Psat_ZW6_1.0, whole genome shotgun sequence DNA encoding:
- the LOC127093553 gene encoding uncharacterized protein LOC127093553 — translated: MKDFPSCFGENAVQVSDSSSSNSSKTAQNMVICVYQCSIRGRSCLITITWSKSLMGQGFSVGIDDSSNQCLCKVDIKPWVFSKRKGCKSLEAYCCKIDVYWDLSSARFGVGPEPLEGFFVGVVVDKQMVLLLGDLRKEAFKKSNAVPLPLKAVFVAKKEHVFGKKFFGNKVVFCDNGKIHDLVIECDTSTAKDPCLIIRLDSKTVMQVKRLKWKFRGNYTILVDGFEVEIYWDVYNWLFGTSFGNAVFMFRTCLSHDKIWNAQPVSDANVLQWSFSQRFSESKLQQGLGFSHVLYAWKNE